In one window of Streptomyces sp. FXJ1.172 DNA:
- the pip gene encoding prolyl aminopeptidase translates to MPLYPEIEPYDNGMLDVGDGNHIHWETCGNPDGKPAVVLHGGPGSGCTPYTRRLFDPAAYRIVQLDQRGSGRSTPHASRHDTDMSANTTAHLMADLELLRRQLGIERWLVWGVSWGSVLALRYAETHPGVVSELVLTGVATGSDAEVELLTRGLGRVFPDAFERFRSQVPAGERDGNLAAAYSRLLESPDPEVRQPAARAWTDWETATIPAPPRSVARYEDPVFRMGFARTVTHYWGNGHFLGEGGDDGVVLRDAHLLKGIPGTLVQGSLDFGNLLGIVWRLHHAWPDCELVTVGGAGHNGGAPGMARALVAATDRYARDDHKLR, encoded by the coding sequence ATGCCTCTGTACCCGGAGATCGAGCCGTACGACAACGGCATGCTCGACGTGGGGGACGGCAACCACATCCACTGGGAGACCTGCGGGAACCCCGACGGCAAGCCCGCCGTCGTGCTGCACGGCGGACCGGGCTCCGGCTGCACCCCTTACACCCGGCGGCTGTTCGACCCGGCCGCCTACCGGATCGTCCAGCTCGACCAGCGCGGCAGCGGCCGTTCCACCCCGCACGCGAGCCGCCACGACACCGACATGAGCGCGAACACGACGGCTCATCTGATGGCCGACCTGGAACTGCTGCGCCGGCAACTGGGCATCGAACGGTGGCTGGTGTGGGGCGTGTCCTGGGGATCGGTGCTCGCGCTGCGCTATGCCGAGACCCACCCGGGCGTCGTCTCCGAGCTGGTGCTGACCGGCGTCGCCACGGGGTCGGACGCCGAGGTCGAGCTGCTGACCCGCGGGCTCGGCCGCGTCTTCCCGGACGCCTTCGAACGGTTCCGCTCCCAGGTCCCCGCCGGCGAGCGCGACGGCAACCTCGCCGCCGCCTACAGCAGGCTGCTCGAATCCCCCGACCCCGAGGTGCGCCAGCCGGCCGCGCGGGCCTGGACCGACTGGGAGACGGCTACGATCCCCGCGCCGCCACGCTCGGTCGCCCGCTACGAGGACCCCGTCTTCCGCATGGGCTTCGCCCGCACGGTCACGCACTACTGGGGCAACGGCCACTTCCTCGGCGAGGGCGGCGACGACGGAGTGGTGCTGCGCGACGCGCACCTGCTCAAGGGCATTCCCGGCACGCTCGTCCAGGGAAGCCTCGACTTCGGCAACCTGCTCGGCATCGTCTGGCGGCTCCACCATGCGTGGCCGGACTGCGAGTTGGTGACGGTGGGCGGCGCCGGGCACAACGGCGGCGCACCGGGCATGGCGCGGGCGCTGGTGGCGGCCACCGACCGGTACGCACGTGACGACCACAAGCTTCGATGA
- a CDS encoding DinB family protein: MTAPPRLLPLLDQFDFARERLLGRLAGPVMNSGDGTDTKVEPLTDDEYFWEPVPGCWSVRRREDGPGPRATHLAGGGAWGRDAAPYPHPWPPPVTTLAWRLSHLSEMLALRADHTCGSRSATREEYPVSGDAAGAIAAFEAGAAAWREALLGADDTALDTVGHCAYPYGSDAEEPFLDIVWWVNQEVLHHGAEIALLRDLYRAGGRPS, translated from the coding sequence GTGACCGCACCGCCCCGGCTGCTGCCGCTGCTGGACCAGTTCGACTTCGCCCGGGAGCGGCTGCTCGGCCGGCTGGCCGGGCCCGTCATGAACAGCGGCGACGGCACGGACACCAAGGTCGAGCCGCTGACCGACGACGAGTACTTCTGGGAACCCGTCCCGGGCTGCTGGTCCGTCAGGCGGCGCGAGGACGGGCCCGGTCCGCGTGCGACCCACCTGGCGGGCGGCGGTGCGTGGGGCCGGGACGCGGCGCCGTACCCGCATCCCTGGCCGCCGCCCGTCACCACCCTCGCCTGGCGGCTGAGCCATCTCTCCGAGATGCTCGCCCTGCGCGCGGACCACACCTGCGGGAGCCGCTCGGCGACCCGGGAGGAGTACCCCGTCAGCGGGGACGCCGCCGGGGCGATCGCCGCCTTCGAGGCCGGTGCCGCCGCCTGGCGGGAGGCACTGCTGGGCGCGGACGACACGGCGCTGGACACGGTGGGCCACTGCGCCTACCCGTACGGCAGCGACGCGGAGGAGCCGTTCCTCGACATCGTGTGGTGGGTCAACCAGGAAGTCCTGCACCACGGCGCCGAGATCGCCTTGCTCCGGGACCTCTACCGGGCCGGCGGCCGGCCGAGCTGA
- a CDS encoding polysaccharide deacetylase family protein gives MARHNGRGWYGRMVAAAVGVTAVAAATSVWTAQAGQSGGGASSGATARHTAPKTVTVSPVIAHASDGGAHAVNITIDDGPNPVWTPQVLQVLRDNGVKATFCMIGPQAEAHPDLVRQVVAAGHRLCDHTVSHDTTMDKKSEAYQSQQILEAEQQITKASGGTPPMYYRAPGGAFTPYSRTLAASHGMRPLGWNVDSKDFERPGASAIVATVQRELSNGPTILFHDAGGDRSQTVAALRTLLPWLKQQGYSFGFPVR, from the coding sequence ATGGCGCGGCACAACGGGCGGGGCTGGTACGGCCGGATGGTCGCGGCGGCGGTAGGCGTCACGGCGGTCGCCGCCGCCACCTCGGTATGGACCGCGCAGGCCGGCCAGTCCGGCGGCGGCGCCTCGTCCGGCGCCACGGCGCGGCACACCGCGCCGAAAACGGTGACCGTGTCCCCGGTCATCGCCCATGCCTCGGACGGCGGCGCGCACGCGGTCAACATCACCATCGACGACGGGCCGAACCCGGTGTGGACCCCGCAGGTGCTCCAAGTGCTGCGCGACAACGGTGTGAAGGCGACGTTCTGCATGATCGGCCCGCAGGCCGAGGCGCACCCGGACCTGGTCCGGCAGGTGGTGGCGGCCGGGCACCGGCTGTGCGACCACACCGTGTCGCACGACACCACGATGGACAAGAAGTCCGAGGCCTACCAGTCGCAGCAGATCCTGGAGGCCGAGCAGCAGATCACCAAGGCGTCCGGTGGCACACCGCCGATGTACTACCGCGCCCCGGGTGGTGCGTTCACTCCGTACAGCCGCACGCTCGCGGCCTCGCACGGGATGCGGCCGCTGGGCTGGAACGTGGACTCCAAGGACTTCGAGCGGCCGGGCGCGAGCGCCATCGTGGCCACCGTCCAGCGCGAGCTGTCCAACGGGCCGACGATCCTGTTCCACGACGCGGGCGGTGACCGCTCGCAGACCGTGGCCGC